From the genome of Toxoplasma gondii ME49 chromosome XII, whole genome shotgun sequence:
CCATCCCCATCCACATCTGCTTCGCGGATCATCTCGTCCACTTCTTCATCTGTAAGCTTTTCTCCCAAGTTTGTCATAACGTGTCGCAGCTCGGCCGCGCTAATGAAGCCGTTACCATCTCGATCGAAGACCTTGAATGCTTCAATCAACTCTTCTTCCGTGTCAGTGTCCTTCATCTTCCGGGCCATAAGAGTAAGGAACTCCGGGAAGTCGATTGTGCCTGTAGATTTTGCGAACAGAATGCATAAGCGACAATGAAACTGTCGCAGAACTGCAGCTGCACCCGATTCATGCTACTGTGTGCTTTTCGTAAGTAAAAAAGGTTCTTGTTTTAACAGGACTGCCGACTGCGTTACACATCACATGGCTCCCACATGAATACACACTTTAGACGACTGAAATGCGCTGAAAATAACGAGCTACAAAAAGACTCACAGAGGTCATACATGGCGTAAGACAACGCACAATCTCCAGAGCAGTTGCAGAGGCGCCGCACCGTTGGTATACGCGGTGGAAAATTACTTGCAGATTTTTATTGCCGTGAAAAACTTACCATTTCCATCAGCATCGACCTCATTGATCATATCCTGAagttctgcctctgtcgggtTTTGGCCCAAGGACCGCATGACGGTGCCGAGTTCCTTAGTGGTAATGGCTGCATCACATCACAACACCCCACACAGTTATTAAACAAAGCCAAGCTTTTGCGGTTGTTTCATTGTAAATTTTAATAGCCCTACTGTGGCCAGAAAATGCATTTCTCATGCGCTGTCCTTTGGCATCCTCGTTGCCACTGTGGCTGCACAACGTGTCTGATGTGTTGGGTGAATGAACCCGGAGTACACCGTTTTCCCCTTCGGCGGAAGCTGTGATGTCCTTCCTGGCAAAGCGATAGCACAAACTCCACTGTTCGGCATTGGAccagaaacacacaaaacacTTAACTTTCCACTTTCCAAAAGTCGGGAGCGCTAGAACAAGAGTGGTTCTGTGGCGCCAACGGACACCCTTGCCTCTGTGAAAAGTAGAGGCATGGCTCTTCTCACGGCCTTTAAAGCTTTGCTAACAAGCTGCCTACGTCTATGTTGTCTTCAGTTAAACTTCCAATGACTTCACAGACGTTCCCACGAAAGGTGCTGCACCTCTACTCTCGGAGGAGCCTAAAATCTGCAGAAATCGGTAACCCCAAGGAGAGAAGTCAAATACATCGCCAAAATAAATGTGTGAGCCACGCACGACGCACAATGACAAATACTCCAGGTGATTCAGAAGATTTTCCGCCGGAGTCCACTGTATTATCTGAGTTCACCGTCGCAGCGCAGAGCCACACATTCCCAAAT
Proteins encoded in this window:
- a CDS encoding calmodulin, putative (encoded by transcript TGME49_249240), translated to MADQLTEEQIAEFKEAFSLFDKDGDGTITTKELGTVMRSLGQNPTEAELQDMINEVDADGNGTIDFPEFLTLMARKMKDTDTEEELIEAFKVFDRDGNGFISAAELRHVMTNLGEKLTDEEVDEMIREADVDGDGQINYEEFVKMMMAK